One Desulfobulbus oligotrophicus DNA segment encodes these proteins:
- a CDS encoding DVU_1557 family redox protein, with translation MSTFSFAEATEWRCAACDQPLQPAKVKVTYLNAVFNVELMVCPACNFILVPENLAMGKMLEVEQLLEDK, from the coding sequence ATGAGCACGTTTTCCTTTGCCGAGGCAACAGAGTGGCGTTGTGCCGCCTGTGATCAACCGTTGCAGCCGGCCAAAGTCAAGGTCACCTATCTGAATGCGGTGTTCAATGTTGAGCTGATGGTCTGTCCGGCCTGTAATTTTATCCTTGTTCCGGAAAATCTTGCCATGGGTAAGATGCTGGAGGTTGAACAGCTCCTGGAAGACAAGTAA
- the trsM gene encoding DVU_1556 family methyltransferase, which produces MQPLYEREELAAITGGPLRPGGLELTGKLLHHSGLAPGATVLDLGCGSGFSLELLIRVYRLVAVGIDPSPLLLAQAGRRAPQATLLQATAQALPCIDGSFAGVVCECVLSLTGDVHLVIREMHRVLRSGGVLLLSDVYAHEKGRFSTSPRATSCVNSTVTLAMMTQALRAADFELLHFWECTDILKQLAGQIIFDYGSLGAFWNVILGQATGQCTHDCTRTGVKLGYYALVAQKR; this is translated from the coding sequence GTGCAACCCCTGTATGAACGGGAGGAGCTTGCCGCAATAACCGGTGGTCCGCTACGCCCCGGCGGGCTGGAGTTGACCGGAAAGCTGCTGCACCACAGCGGCCTGGCACCCGGTGCCACCGTCCTTGATCTGGGGTGCGGTTCCGGATTTTCCCTGGAACTGCTGATTCGGGTTTATCGTCTTGTCGCGGTTGGTATAGATCCTTCGCCTCTCCTGCTTGCTCAGGCCGGCCGAAGAGCGCCGCAGGCGACTCTTCTGCAGGCAACGGCACAGGCTCTGCCGTGTATTGACGGTTCGTTTGCAGGTGTTGTCTGTGAATGCGTGCTCTCTCTCACCGGTGATGTCCACCTGGTCATACGTGAAATGCACCGGGTGCTCCGATCTGGAGGCGTGTTGCTGCTCAGTGACGTCTATGCGCACGAAAAAGGGCGATTCTCAACATCTCCCCGGGCAACGAGCTGTGTCAACAGTACCGTAACCCTGGCCATGATGACGCAAGCTCTCAGGGCAGCGGATTTTGAGCTGCTCCATTTCTGGGAATGTACGGACATACTTAAACAGCTGGCCGGTCAGATTATCTTTGATTACGGCAGCCTTGGTGCATTCTGGAATGTGATCCTGGGACAGGCGACCGGGCAATGCACACACGATTGCACACGTACAGGGGTAAAGCTCGGCTACTATGCCCTTGTTGCACAGAAGAGGTAA
- a CDS encoding DVU_1555 family C-GCAxxG-C-C protein — MEEELRILQLVGEGLCCSQIMVRLALDDMGEENVPLVRSMAGLCEGAGEGGLCGVASGAVCVLALYAAKGSVTEEMLPCYPILVDQFMEWFKGTSTTWGGIRCEDIVAHNGGIQPQVCGNIMLRSREMIIQLLAENNIDPSQPKEQAGGSF, encoded by the coding sequence ATGGAAGAAGAGCTTCGTATTCTGCAGCTCGTTGGTGAAGGACTGTGCTGCAGTCAGATCATGGTCCGGCTGGCTCTGGATGATATGGGTGAGGAAAACGTCCCTCTGGTGCGTTCCATGGCCGGATTGTGCGAGGGAGCAGGCGAGGGTGGTCTGTGCGGCGTGGCGAGCGGTGCGGTATGTGTTCTGGCACTCTATGCCGCCAAAGGCAGCGTGACGGAAGAGATGCTGCCCTGTTATCCGATCCTTGTTGATCAGTTTATGGAGTGGTTCAAAGGAACATCCACAACATGGGGCGGCATACGCTGCGAGGACATTGTTGCCCATAACGGTGGTATACAGCCTCAGGTATGCGGCAACATCATGCTCCGTTCCCGGGAAATGATTATCCAGCTCCTTGCTGAAAATAATATCGACCCCAGCCAGCCCAAAGAACAGGCTGGAGGTTCTTTTTAA
- the trsS gene encoding radical SAM (seleno)protein TrsS — MDDLGHTISLCPVCCRRITAYRQQEQETVFLVKECPEHGRFRTPIWRGEPSFAGWQRSKIPSTLQHPLTTVEHGCPFDCGLCPAHGQHTCTALLEVTSRCNLACPVCFADAGADPAPDLSLAQIEAMFETVLAASGVCNIQLSGGEPTVRDDLADIIRLGRRKGFTFIQLNTNGLRLAADPTYAASLKEAGLSSVFLQFDGVSSRAHQSLRGRDLCGIKERAINHCAVAGLGVVLVATLVPGVNTEEIYAIISYGVSQAPTVRGVHFQPISYFGRYPHAGPADSKRITLPEVIQCIARQSGGMIDARYFAPPGCEHALCSFHGMFLVEESGRLTSINSGSSCCDGNRSGFLPTARAGREQSVRTTARQWSLPMAAVTAKQGAAADATVQDDFDRFLARARTHTFSISAMAFQDVWNLDLERLRGCCIHVATPDNRLIPFCAYNLTSASGRSLYPRRVETCG; from the coding sequence ATGGATGATCTTGGCCATACCATAAGCCTCTGTCCGGTCTGCTGCCGTCGTATCACGGCATACCGGCAGCAGGAGCAGGAAACGGTTTTTCTGGTGAAAGAGTGTCCGGAACACGGACGGTTTCGTACACCGATCTGGCGGGGGGAACCGTCCTTTGCCGGTTGGCAGCGGTCTAAAATTCCATCGACCCTCCAGCACCCGCTCACCACGGTTGAGCATGGGTGCCCTTTTGACTGTGGCCTCTGTCCCGCCCACGGGCAACACACCTGCACAGCACTGCTTGAGGTGACCAGCCGCTGTAACCTTGCCTGTCCGGTCTGCTTTGCCGATGCGGGTGCTGATCCTGCCCCGGATCTCTCACTTGCACAGATTGAGGCAATGTTCGAGACGGTTCTTGCTGCTTCAGGAGTCTGCAATATTCAGCTTTCCGGAGGCGAACCCACGGTGCGCGACGATCTGGCTGATATTATTCGATTGGGGAGGCGAAAGGGGTTCACCTTTATCCAGCTGAATACCAACGGCCTCAGATTGGCTGCTGATCCGACCTATGCTGCATCGTTGAAAGAGGCGGGACTGAGCTCCGTGTTCCTGCAGTTCGACGGTGTCTCCAGCCGCGCTCATCAGAGCCTGCGAGGGCGCGATTTGTGCGGGATAAAAGAGCGTGCCATAAACCACTGTGCTGTTGCCGGTCTTGGTGTTGTTCTGGTGGCCACCCTGGTGCCGGGGGTCAATACCGAGGAAATTTACGCTATCATCAGCTACGGTGTTTCGCAGGCACCAACGGTTCGTGGCGTCCACTTTCAGCCGATCAGCTATTTTGGTCGTTATCCGCACGCCGGTCCGGCAGACAGCAAACGGATCACCCTGCCCGAGGTTATCCAGTGCATCGCCCGTCAAAGCGGCGGGATGATTGATGCCCGTTATTTCGCGCCACCAGGGTGTGAGCATGCCCTGTGCTCGTTCCACGGCATGTTTCTGGTTGAAGAGAGTGGCCGGCTCACCTCGATCAACAGCGGCTCATCCTGCTGCGACGGCAACCGCTCCGGCTTCCTGCCGACAGCCCGAGCCGGCCGGGAGCAGAGTGTGCGCACGACAGCCAGACAGTGGAGCCTGCCGATGGCCGCTGTCACCGCCAAGCAGGGCGCAGCTGCCGATGCAACCGTACAGGATGATTTTGACCGATTTCTTGCCCGTGCCCGCACCCATACCTTTTCCATTTCTGCCATGGCGTTTCAGGATGTATGGAATCTTGACCTGGAGCGACTCCGGGGCTGCTGCATCCATGTGGCAACGCCGGATAACCGGCTGATCCCTTTTTGTGCCTATAACCTGACCTCAGCCTCGGGCCGGTCACTGTATCCGCGGAGGGTGGAAACATGCGGATAA
- a CDS encoding DVU_1553 family AMP-dependent CoA ligase, translating into MRITTLETLLQHDIGTAGRPLSRAAIESYQAEALYQLVEYCRLRSPFYRSKLAEFDNQTISSLDGLSALPLTSETELREQGHHMLCVSQDEVARIISLPSSGTTGAAKRLFFTEDDLERTRLFFRIGMGNLAEPGQKAAILLPGATPDSTGYLLAGALQAMDVRSEILGLVSDPVAVARQLVAGRFDVLIGFPIQLLAVARVAEARKMELPMIRSVLLCSDYIPKSVSTALAASFGCEVFSHYGTVESGLGGAVDCAMHCGMHIRETDLLIEVIDPKTGYPLADGRWGEIVLTTLQRRAMPLVRYQTGDLGRLLVGTCPCGSTIRRLDKVKGRISLQRKLRSGAWIDLPTLDEVLFGLPGLIDFSAAIDENAGQDRLCLTLQCLPGHEDATVEAAGRLLAGQPQLCGVHVQVEHDSGYRRLHQGKRQLFDQREFVCHETACSSSLLNPCR; encoded by the coding sequence ATGCGGATAACAACACTGGAAACCCTTCTCCAGCATGACATCGGCACTGCCGGCCGACCTCTTTCACGTGCCGCGATTGAATCCTATCAGGCGGAAGCTCTGTACCAACTGGTGGAGTACTGTCGGTTACGCTCACCTTTTTATCGCTCAAAGCTGGCCGAGTTCGACAATCAGACGATCAGCAGTCTGGATGGACTGTCGGCTCTGCCGCTGACAAGCGAGACCGAACTGCGTGAACAGGGGCACCATATGCTGTGCGTCAGTCAGGATGAGGTGGCCAGAATTATCTCACTTCCAAGCTCCGGTACAACGGGTGCGGCCAAACGCCTTTTTTTCACTGAGGACGACTTGGAGCGAACCCGCCTGTTTTTTCGTATCGGTATGGGTAATTTAGCAGAACCAGGGCAAAAGGCGGCCATTCTACTGCCTGGAGCGACTCCGGATTCCACGGGGTATCTCCTTGCCGGTGCCCTGCAGGCCATGGATGTGCGCAGCGAGATTCTTGGTCTGGTCAGCGACCCGGTTGCCGTGGCGAGACAGCTTGTTGCCGGAAGATTCGATGTGCTGATCGGTTTTCCCATACAGCTGCTGGCCGTGGCCCGTGTCGCCGAGGCCCGGAAGATGGAACTGCCGATGATCCGTTCCGTGCTGCTCTGTTCCGACTATATCCCGAAGTCAGTCAGTACCGCCCTGGCAGCCTCCTTTGGTTGCGAGGTGTTCAGCCATTACGGCACTGTGGAGAGTGGTCTGGGGGGAGCGGTTGATTGTGCCATGCACTGCGGGATGCATATCCGCGAAACCGATCTGCTGATCGAGGTCATTGATCCGAAGACCGGTTATCCGCTGGCTGATGGCCGGTGGGGTGAAATTGTGCTGACAACCCTGCAACGACGGGCAATGCCGCTTGTGCGCTACCAGACCGGAGATCTTGGTCGGCTGCTCGTCGGCACCTGTCCCTGTGGCAGTACCATCCGCAGGCTTGACAAGGTGAAGGGAAGGATTTCCCTGCAGAGGAAGTTGCGCAGCGGGGCCTGGATCGATCTGCCGACCTTGGACGAAGTGCTCTTTGGTCTGCCCGGTTTGATCGATTTCAGTGCTGCCATCGATGAAAATGCAGGCCAGGACAGACTGTGCCTCACCTTACAGTGTCTGCCGGGTCATGAAGATGCAACCGTGGAGGCGGCCGGTCGGCTTCTTGCCGGACAACCGCAGCTGTGTGGGGTACACGTTCAGGTTGAGCATGATTCCGGATACCGGCGGCTGCATCAGGGAAAACGTCAACTATTTGATCAAAGGGAGTTTGTTTGTCATGAAACGGCTTGTTCGTCATCTCTGCTCAACCCTTGCCGATAA
- a CDS encoding XdhC family aldehyde oxidoreductase maturation factor, with translation MKRLVRHLCSTLADNRSCVLATVGSQSGSTPRIAGTKMIVHEGGSIFGTIGGGLVEATAIREAASCLLQKKSAHKRFDLSNSEAAVSDMICGGTMDLYLEYIAPSSENMAVFQQLEKELHAGRRVILVSSINGEQPRFFVDHKGRVNREDLPSAVASLCRQTAAILSGAACVDCEGEQYLLSSFATGGHLVLVGAGHVAACTAEAAARVGFQVTVMDDREEFANKERFPQATTIQLLSTFAGCLDGLDIDSDTYVVIVTRGHLHDMEVLEQTLQTRAGYIGMIGSRRKRNTIYTQLLDKGVTEAQLGQVRCPIGMAIEADTPEEIAVSIVGELIYQRATGRRAWHLA, from the coding sequence ATGAAACGGCTTGTTCGTCATCTCTGCTCAACCCTTGCCGATAACAGGTCCTGTGTGCTGGCGACCGTTGGGAGCCAGTCAGGATCCACGCCCAGAATTGCCGGTACAAAGATGATCGTCCATGAAGGTGGGAGTATCTTCGGAACCATCGGCGGGGGCCTCGTTGAAGCAACAGCTATCCGTGAAGCTGCTTCCTGTCTTCTTCAGAAAAAGAGCGCGCATAAACGTTTTGATCTTTCGAATTCCGAGGCTGCGGTTTCTGATATGATCTGTGGCGGGACAATGGATCTGTATCTGGAGTATATTGCGCCTTCATCGGAAAACATGGCTGTTTTCCAGCAGCTGGAAAAAGAGCTCCATGCCGGTCGCAGGGTTATTTTAGTCAGCAGTATCAACGGGGAACAGCCTCGTTTTTTTGTTGACCACAAGGGACGGGTGAATCGGGAAGATCTCCCGTCTGCTGTTGCTTCGCTTTGCAGGCAGACCGCCGCCATCCTGTCCGGAGCCGCCTGTGTTGACTGTGAAGGAGAACAGTATCTGCTCTCTTCCTTTGCAACCGGTGGTCATCTGGTGCTTGTCGGTGCCGGTCATGTTGCCGCCTGTACTGCTGAGGCTGCAGCCCGGGTTGGTTTTCAGGTAACAGTGATGGATGACCGGGAAGAGTTTGCCAATAAAGAGCGTTTTCCCCAGGCCACCACCATCCAACTCCTTTCAACCTTTGCCGGCTGTCTGGACGGTCTGGATATAGACAGCGACACCTATGTGGTTATCGTTACCCGCGGCCATCTGCATGATATGGAGGTGCTGGAACAGACGCTGCAGACCAGGGCCGGGTACATCGGCATGATCGGGAGCCGTCGCAAGCGTAACACCATCTATACACAGCTTCTGGACAAGGGGGTCACCGAGGCCCAGTTGGGACAGGTACGCTGTCCCATCGGCATGGCTATAGAGGCCGACACTCCGGAGGAGATTGCGGTCTCCATTGTCGGTGAGCTGATCTACCAACGAGCCACCGGTCGACGCGCATGGCACCTCGCTTAA
- a CDS encoding DVU_1551 family NTP transferase: protein MAPRLSGLILAAGFSSRMQALKPLLPLGETSVLGQCIDTLRKSGIQDIMVVAGYRGSEVAAEAVAHGARAVLNADFADGMFSSIRCGAQQLGEAEYIALLPVDIPLIRSGTLYLMQQALQGRTGVQVVHPEFNDQRGHPLLIATALLRDLVRAASAPGGLRPLLERHERMQPEQVVSVKVPDANILFDMDTPESYAACCERFPRRDYPTLEEGAVILEHIYPMPPKGVAHGHLVGELAAGFAEAINVYRDAGLCVDLCRVAGWLHDVAKGQEHHEETGGRWLDGLGFPRAACIVAAHKDLDWHPGDPLTERELVHLADKLAKGGRLVTLDQRFGEKSALYKDDPDAQEAVQSRYLLARELALALEEASGQTFVTLCAHLASRCSR from the coding sequence ATGGCACCTCGCTTAAGCGGACTCATCCTGGCGGCCGGTTTTTCGTCGCGCATGCAGGCACTTAAACCGCTTCTGCCGCTGGGTGAAACGTCGGTCTTGGGTCAGTGCATTGATACGCTTCGAAAGAGCGGTATCCAGGATATTATGGTGGTAGCCGGTTATCGGGGGAGCGAGGTCGCCGCCGAGGCGGTTGCCCACGGTGCCCGGGCGGTATTGAATGCCGACTTTGCCGACGGGATGTTCAGCTCCATCCGTTGTGGCGCGCAGCAGCTGGGGGAGGCAGAGTATATTGCCCTGCTGCCGGTGGACATTCCGCTTATCCGCAGCGGTACTCTGTATCTCATGCAGCAGGCCCTGCAAGGTCGAACCGGTGTACAGGTTGTTCATCCGGAGTTTAACGATCAGCGCGGCCATCCTCTGCTCATTGCAACAGCACTGTTACGGGATCTGGTGCGTGCTGCCTCTGCTCCCGGCGGCTTGCGGCCCCTGCTGGAACGTCACGAGCGCATGCAGCCTGAGCAGGTTGTGTCGGTGAAGGTCCCTGACGCCAACATCCTGTTTGACATGGACACACCGGAATCCTACGCTGCATGCTGCGAGCGTTTTCCCAGACGTGACTATCCCACCCTGGAAGAGGGTGCGGTTATCCTGGAGCATATTTATCCCATGCCGCCAAAAGGTGTTGCACATGGGCATCTGGTGGGGGAGTTGGCTGCTGGTTTTGCAGAGGCAATCAACGTGTACAGAGATGCGGGGCTGTGTGTTGACCTCTGCCGAGTCGCGGGCTGGTTGCATGATGTGGCCAAGGGGCAGGAACACCATGAAGAAACCGGCGGCAGATGGCTGGATGGCCTTGGTTTTCCACGGGCGGCATGCATTGTTGCCGCACATAAGGACCTTGACTGGCATCCCGGTGACCCACTTACTGAACGTGAGCTGGTGCACCTTGCCGACAAGTTGGCCAAGGGGGGCAGGCTGGTTACCCTTGATCAGCGTTTTGGTGAAAAAAGTGCACTCTATAAAGATGATCCCGATGCCCAGGAGGCTGTTCAGAGTCGATACCTCCTGGCCCGGGAGCTGGCCCTGGCCCTGGAAGAGGCCAGTGGACAGACGTTTGTCACCCTGTGCGCTCATCTCGCATCCCGCTGTTCCCGCTGA
- the purF gene encoding amidophosphoribosyltransferase, whose protein sequence is MSSQDVEWDLPAKPRHECGICGVFGHPDAAKLVYFGLYALQHRGQESAGIVCSDGKQVLIHKDVGLVADVFTEETLQRLSGHMATGHVRYSTTGEASVTNAQPFLVTHKDIPICVAHNGNLVNSIALRRHLEQQGSIFQTTMDSEIVIHLMARHMDRGLLEAIKTTFTCIQGAYSLLIMTNDTMIAVRDPNGFRPLCLGVLENGAYVVASETCALDLIEAEYIRDVEPGEVLLINAQGLTSSFPWAPARKSYCIFEHVYFARPDSDVFGFNVYSARKRMGEILAKEAKIDADFVMPFPDSGNYAAIGYSNASGIPMEMGVIRNHYVGRTFIQPTQSMRDFSVRVKLNPVRALLTGKRVIIVEDSIVRGTTGRSRVQSLRRAGATEVHMVVSCPPTRHACYYGIDFPTKSQLIAADNTVEGVRDYLGLDSLHYLSLEGMVEATGLPRDHFCLACFTGEYPVEPEPAFTKEVFSDCGC, encoded by the coding sequence ATGAGCAGCCAGGATGTAGAATGGGACTTACCGGCAAAACCACGACACGAATGCGGCATCTGCGGCGTCTTTGGCCATCCTGATGCGGCCAAACTCGTCTATTTCGGCTTGTATGCACTCCAGCATCGGGGGCAGGAAAGTGCCGGTATTGTCTGCAGTGACGGCAAACAGGTCCTGATTCATAAAGATGTTGGTCTGGTTGCCGATGTCTTCACTGAAGAGACGCTGCAACGCCTTTCCGGACACATGGCCACCGGTCATGTCCGCTATTCCACCACCGGTGAAGCCTCCGTCACCAATGCACAACCTTTTCTGGTCACCCATAAAGACATACCGATCTGTGTTGCCCACAACGGTAATTTGGTGAACTCCATTGCCTTACGCCGGCACCTGGAGCAGCAGGGTTCAATTTTCCAAACCACCATGGACAGTGAAATTGTCATTCACCTGATGGCCCGCCACATGGATCGGGGCTTGCTGGAGGCCATCAAGACGACCTTTACCTGCATTCAAGGGGCCTACTCACTTCTGATCATGACCAACGACACCATGATTGCCGTCCGTGATCCCAACGGGTTCCGCCCGCTCTGCCTTGGTGTACTGGAAAACGGCGCCTACGTTGTTGCCTCCGAAACCTGTGCCCTGGACCTGATTGAAGCGGAATATATCCGCGATGTCGAACCGGGAGAGGTCCTGCTCATTAACGCGCAGGGTCTGACCTCCTCCTTTCCATGGGCGCCGGCCCGAAAAAGTTACTGTATCTTCGAACATGTCTACTTTGCCCGGCCCGACAGCGATGTCTTTGGTTTTAATGTGTACAGTGCCCGCAAGCGGATGGGAGAGATCCTGGCCAAAGAGGCAAAAATCGATGCAGACTTTGTCATGCCCTTTCCAGATTCCGGTAACTATGCCGCCATCGGGTATTCCAACGCTTCGGGTATTCCCATGGAGATGGGGGTCATTCGCAACCACTATGTCGGCAGGACCTTTATCCAGCCGACTCAATCAATGCGCGATTTCTCGGTCCGGGTGAAACTCAACCCTGTTCGCGCTCTGCTGACCGGAAAACGGGTAATCATTGTTGAAGATTCAATCGTCCGGGGTACCACCGGACGCAGCCGGGTACAGTCACTACGGAGGGCCGGGGCCACAGAGGTGCATATGGTTGTGAGTTGCCCACCCACCCGTCATGCCTGCTATTACGGCATTGATTTCCCTACCAAGTCACAGCTGATTGCCGCTGACAACACCGTTGAGGGAGTGCGTGATTACCTCGGGCTTGATTCGCTCCATTATCTCAGCCTTGAAGGGATGGTGGAGGCAACAGGACTGCCCCGTGACCACTTCTGCCTGGCCTGTTTCACCGGAGAATATCCGGTTGAACCGGAACCGGCCTTTACCAAGGAGGTGTTTTCCGACTGCGGTTGTTGA
- the selD gene encoding selenide, water dikinase SelD, whose translation MHFPSVKLTSTVKAAGUAAKLGPGDLDQILRGLNLPSDADLLVGAETCDDAGVYRLTDDIALIQTVDFFTPIVDDPYDFGRIAAANSLSDVYAMGGRPLLCMNILACPVKTMDPATVRRVVEGGLDKIREAGALLVGGHSIEDQELKYGLAVTGIVHPQRLLRNSGAQVGDVLLLTKPLGTGILSTAIKGGLTAPAAEQQLVELLATLNRMPLEILDENPELRDQVHGCTDITGFGLFGHLHELAEASAVSLHIDKRLLPLLPDVVPFVDMGIIPEGAYRNRDFYRQWVHSELAEMDSVEMVGYDPQTSGGLVLAMTPDAAVQLHRLLQQRGYDPACQVIGEVCAADPGMVHIR comes from the coding sequence ATGCATTTTCCATCTGTCAAACTGACAAGTACTGTTAAAGCTGCAGGTTGAGCTGCCAAGCTCGGTCCAGGGGACCTGGACCAGATATTGAGAGGCCTCAACCTGCCGTCTGACGCCGATTTGCTTGTAGGTGCGGAAACCTGCGATGATGCCGGTGTGTACCGTCTCACCGATGATATCGCCCTGATTCAGACCGTGGATTTTTTCACCCCGATTGTTGATGATCCGTACGATTTCGGCAGGATCGCGGCGGCAAACTCCCTGTCTGATGTATATGCCATGGGCGGACGCCCCTTACTGTGCATGAACATTTTAGCGTGCCCAGTCAAAACAATGGACCCGGCAACTGTTCGCCGCGTTGTGGAAGGCGGCCTGGACAAGATCCGTGAGGCCGGTGCACTTCTGGTCGGCGGACATTCCATTGAGGACCAGGAATTAAAATATGGGCTGGCTGTAACCGGAATTGTTCATCCACAGCGTCTGCTACGCAACAGCGGCGCGCAGGTCGGTGATGTTTTGCTGCTGACCAAACCTCTGGGTACCGGTATCCTGTCAACAGCGATCAAGGGCGGCCTTACCGCCCCGGCGGCTGAACAGCAGCTGGTTGAACTGCTGGCAACGCTGAATCGGATGCCCCTGGAGATCCTGGACGAGAACCCGGAGCTGCGCGATCAGGTGCATGGCTGCACGGATATCACCGGGTTCGGACTTTTCGGCCATCTGCATGAGCTGGCAGAGGCATCGGCGGTTTCGTTACATATTGATAAGCGTCTGCTGCCTCTTCTGCCGGATGTTGTACCCTTTGTTGATATGGGCATCATCCCTGAAGGAGCGTACCGTAATAGAGACTTTTATCGCCAATGGGTTCATTCCGAGCTGGCGGAAATGGATTCGGTGGAGATGGTCGGTTATGATCCGCAGACCTCTGGTGGACTTGTCTTGGCCATGACACCCGATGCAGCTGTTCAGCTGCATCGCCTCCTGCAGCAACGGGGATATGATCCGGCATGTCAGGTGATTGGCGAGGTCTGTGCCGCTGATCCCGGTATGGTGCATATCCGTTAG
- a CDS encoding M20/M25/M40 family metallo-hydrolase: protein MKINRERLAANFIELCEIDSPSRREGRISRRLQQIFQELEPAAIIEDDSAPLTGSECGNLIIRFTGTLDLPPIFFSCHMDTVEPADGVQVKRVGDLFTSAGDTVLGSDDKSGIAACIEAMRLLRETRRPFRPVEFVITTCEEIGLVGAKALDPKLINAREGYALDSSGFARVITHAPAANRFTITVNGVAAHAGLHPEWGVSALILAARALAQVPSGKIDEETTTNFGTISGGTASNIVPESVVIEGEARSHSKEKLTRVTEEIRDIFNNTIADWTDSTGSAQGEPSVNFELRQDFPMMQLQREDPVLKRVEAAARSIRMELSYERAGGGSDANIFNGHGLATAIIATGMTNVHSTKEQVELQDMVDLTRLLIALMTEPSC from the coding sequence ATGAAAATAAATAGAGAACGGCTGGCAGCCAACTTTATCGAGCTCTGTGAGATCGACAGCCCTTCCCGCCGGGAAGGGCGTATCTCCCGACGTTTACAGCAGATTTTTCAGGAGCTGGAACCTGCTGCAATTATTGAAGATGACTCCGCACCACTGACCGGTTCCGAATGCGGTAATCTGATTATTCGCTTTACAGGTACCCTTGACCTGCCGCCGATTTTTTTCAGTTGCCACATGGATACGGTGGAACCTGCTGACGGGGTTCAGGTCAAACGTGTCGGCGACCTGTTCACCAGTGCTGGTGACACTGTCCTCGGCAGTGATGATAAATCGGGGATTGCCGCCTGTATTGAGGCCATGCGCCTGCTGCGGGAAACCAGGCGACCGTTTCGTCCGGTGGAATTTGTGATCACCACCTGTGAAGAGATCGGCCTGGTGGGTGCCAAAGCTCTGGACCCGAAGCTGATCAACGCCCGGGAAGGATATGCCCTTGATTCCAGCGGCTTTGCCCGTGTCATCACCCATGCACCGGCAGCCAACCGCTTTACCATCACAGTGAACGGGGTGGCAGCCCATGCGGGACTCCATCCGGAATGGGGTGTAAGCGCCCTCATCCTGGCGGCCCGGGCCCTGGCACAAGTTCCATCCGGAAAAATCGACGAAGAGACCACCACGAACTTCGGAACCATCAGCGGGGGAACCGCCTCAAATATTGTGCCGGAAAGCGTTGTGATCGAAGGGGAGGCCCGCAGTCATTCCAAGGAGAAGCTGACACGGGTGACCGAGGAGATCCGTGATATATTCAACAACACCATTGCCGACTGGACAGATTCAACAGGCTCTGCCCAGGGGGAACCTTCAGTGAACTTCGAACTGCGTCAGGACTTCCCGATGATGCAGTTACAACGCGAGGATCCGGTGCTCAAACGGGTGGAGGCGGCAGCCCGTTCCATCCGCATGGAACTTTCCTATGAACGGGCCGGCGGTGGCAGCGATGCCAATATCTTCAACGGTCACGGTCTGGCAACAGCCATTATTGCCACCGGTATGACCAATGTGCATTCCACCAAGGAGCAGGTCGAGCTCCAGGATATGGTCGACCTCACCAGGTTGCTGATCGCCCTGATGACCGAGCCGTCCTGCTGA
- the ispF gene encoding 2-C-methyl-D-erythritol 2,4-cyclodiphosphate synthase: MIKIGHGFDVHRLVVGRKLILGGVDIAYEQGLDGHSDADVVAHALSDALLGALGAGDIGRHFPDTDPRYRGIDSLLLLAEIQQLIDQQGYLLSNADITIVCQQPKLAPYLEAMQSNFAHCCRVQPQAINIKATTTEHLGYIGRGEGIAAHAVVLLRPAYENK; the protein is encoded by the coding sequence ATGATAAAAATTGGGCATGGTTTTGATGTGCATCGACTGGTGGTCGGCCGGAAACTGATCCTCGGCGGAGTGGACATTGCGTATGAACAGGGGCTGGACGGTCACTCCGATGCCGATGTTGTTGCCCACGCTCTATCCGATGCTCTGTTAGGAGCCCTGGGTGCCGGTGACATCGGCCGTCATTTTCCGGATACCGACCCCCGGTACAGGGGGATTGACAGTTTACTGCTTCTGGCTGAAATACAGCAACTGATTGACCAACAGGGATATCTGCTGAGCAATGCTGATATTACCATCGTTTGTCAGCAACCAAAGCTGGCTCCTTATCTGGAGGCTATGCAGAGCAACTTCGCTCACTGCTGCAGAGTGCAGCCCCAGGCAATCAATATAAAAGCAACCACCACCGAACATCTGGGATACATCGGCCGCGGCGAAGGGATTGCCGCTCACGCTGTTGTCCTGTTGAGGCCTGCTTATGAAAATAAATAG